A stretch of the Thermodesulfobacteriota bacterium genome encodes the following:
- a CDS encoding TonB-dependent receptor, giving the protein MVYLIFIVFFLMVSSNFAASQEIEELEPIVVSAERVKVLTTEPYGSVSILTREEIESRHFGYAKDALSTIPGLSLTRSGGRGALTTLFLRGMNSEHTLVLIDGMEVNDPTSASRTFDFGHFFLENVERIEVLKGAQSLSYGSDAIAGVVNIVTRTGKGKPAFSLTSTVESHSTFRESASFSGGKDILSYFFSVVREDSKGISSADKRLGNRERDGYKNSTLFSKVQIRPKENLNIEFLLNHVNSHKELDIRPGPQGDDPNYDSTVKNLLLKGGLDFKLPGGRWIQRLFYGINDVYRRYENDPDPKRRSWSRYTYDGALEKIDWQNNVQISLDNEIVFGLEYERERAKFNSVHSWGKEGMPKKGTHTISVYLQDKFELGGGIQGIAGIRLDDHSRFGTETTFRIAPSLMLAKTRTRLKASYSTGFKAPTVYQLFAPADPIYGPIGNRELKPERSRSYEVGLEQHFFKDTVLLTATYFENYVKDMIIFDYNPVTWMYYGYKNIGKAETSGFEFTLVAKPTQSLGFTFGYTFCNARDKDTDEPLPRRPKHKFDANVNYRYLEKATFGLECQYVGERYNNRGRGRKMGGYTIFGGSLDYRMHKNFSLFGRIDNIFDKHYYEVWGYGTEGRVFKGGIRLTF; this is encoded by the coding sequence ATGGTCTATCTCATTTTCATCGTTTTTTTCCTTATGGTTTCTTCAAACTTTGCTGCCTCCCAGGAGATTGAAGAGCTTGAGCCTATTGTCGTGAGTGCTGAAAGGGTGAAAGTTTTGACAACAGAACCTTATGGTTCGGTAAGCATCCTAACGAGGGAAGAGATTGAATCTAGACATTTCGGTTACGCAAAAGACGCGCTAAGCACTATTCCCGGGCTCAGTTTGACTCGATCGGGTGGACGAGGAGCCTTAACGACACTTTTTTTGAGAGGCATGAATAGCGAACATACTTTAGTACTCATCGATGGGATGGAGGTGAATGACCCAACATCAGCAAGCAGAACGTTCGACTTTGGCCATTTTTTTCTTGAAAATGTGGAAAGGATAGAGGTTTTAAAGGGGGCTCAGAGTCTCTCATACGGATCTGATGCTATAGCGGGCGTTGTGAACATCGTAACGAGGACTGGGAAAGGCAAACCTGCTTTTTCACTCACGTCGACTGTAGAAAGCCATTCAACATTTAGAGAATCCGCCTCTTTTTCCGGAGGAAAAGACATCCTCAGCTATTTCTTTTCCGTTGTCCGCGAGGACTCAAAAGGCATATCTTCGGCTGACAAAAGACTCGGTAATAGAGAGCGGGACGGTTACAAAAACTCAACGCTGTTTTCGAAAGTTCAGATACGACCCAAAGAAAACCTTAATATTGAGTTTCTTCTAAACCATGTAAATTCCCACAAAGAACTGGACATCAGACCAGGGCCACAAGGGGATGACCCAAATTACGACTCTACGGTCAAAAATTTACTACTAAAAGGAGGCTTGGATTTTAAGCTACCGGGCGGTAGATGGATTCAAAGATTATTCTATGGAATCAACGATGTTTATAGGAGGTACGAAAACGATCCCGACCCCAAAAGAAGATCTTGGTCCAGGTATACCTATGACGGAGCCTTAGAAAAAATAGATTGGCAAAATAATGTCCAGATCAGTCTAGATAACGAAATCGTTTTTGGCCTGGAATACGAAAGGGAACGTGCTAAGTTCAATTCTGTACATTCTTGGGGAAAAGAAGGGATGCCCAAGAAGGGCACGCATACGATTTCTGTGTACTTGCAGGACAAATTCGAGCTTGGAGGCGGTATCCAGGGAATAGCAGGAATCAGGTTAGATGACCACTCAAGATTCGGAACGGAGACAACATTTAGAATAGCACCGAGTCTTATGCTTGCAAAAACGAGAACGAGGCTTAAGGCTTCGTACTCTACGGGATTTAAAGCACCTACCGTTTATCAACTTTTTGCACCCGCTGACCCGATTTACGGTCCAATAGGAAACAGGGAACTTAAGCCGGAAAGAAGCAGATCGTACGAGGTCGGGTTAGAACAACATTTCTTCAAAGATACCGTTTTACTAACGGCAACATACTTTGAGAATTACGTGAAAGACATGATCATATTCGATTACAATCCGGTAACATGGATGTACTACGGGTACAAAAACATAGGAAAAGCAGAAACAAGCGGATTCGAATTTACTTTAGTTGCAAAACCTACGCAGTCTTTAGGCTTTACTTTCGGATATACTTTCTGTAACGCCCGCGACAAAGATACGGATGAACCCTTACCAAGAAGGCCAAAGCACAAATTTGATGCGAATGTAAATTACCGCTATCTTGAGAAAGCTACTTTCGGGTTAGAGTGCCAGTACGTGGGTGAAAGGTACAATAACAGAGGTAGAGGTAGGAAGATGGGTGGATACACCATTTTTGGAGGTTCACTCGATTATAGGATGCACAAGAACTTCTCCCTCTTTGGTAGAATCGACAACATCTTCGATAAACACTACTACGAGGTATGGGGATACGGGACTGAAGGCCGCGTTTTTAAAGGAGGAATAAGGTTAACCTTTTAG
- a CDS encoding fatty acid--CoA ligase family protein codes for EAGELLVSSDNMVTGYWKKEEETKECFIELDGRLWYRTRDIVRIDSSGWLYYLDRSADTIKHKGYRVSASEIEATLQDHPSVTAACVVGIPDEKVGERIKAFVVLKEDSRGISAYELIRWCRERLAPYKVPQYIEFRDMLPKSKVGKMLRRELREEERKKREI; via the coding sequence GGGAGGCGGGTGAACTTCTTGTTTCTTCGGATAATATGGTTACCGGTTACTGGAAAAAGGAAGAAGAAACCAAAGAATGCTTCATTGAATTAGATGGCAGACTCTGGTACAGGACGAGAGACATAGTGAGGATCGATTCTTCCGGTTGGCTCTACTACCTTGATCGATCTGCTGACACGATAAAACACAAAGGATACAGGGTTTCGGCATCAGAAATAGAGGCCACTCTTCAGGACCATCCTTCTGTTACTGCAGCTTGTGTGGTTGGAATACCTGACGAAAAGGTTGGAGAGAGAATAAAGGCCTTTGTGGTTCTCAAAGAGGACTCAAGAGGAATTAGCGCTTACGAACTTATAAGATGGTGCAGGGAACGCCTCGCCCCTTATAAGGTACCCCAATACATAGAATTTCGGGACATGCTACCTAAGTCCAAAGTTGGAAAGATGCTGCGAAGGGAGTTAAGGGAAGAGGAGAGAAAGAAAAGGGAGATATAG
- the cbiB gene encoding adenosylcobinamide-phosphate synthase CbiB, with protein MPHPVKAMGKVISFLDKRMNVQGKKTHLYIKGGLMAIFVILLFGTSTATVLYLAQRLDKYVGTVLDIIISYFVLSTRDLYDHGIEIYRRLKANDLVGAKKALSMIVGRDVEHMDEKDIVKSAVESIAENTNDGVVAPLFYLILGGPVLAMVYKAINTLDSMVGYKDERYEHFGFFSAKLDDIFGYIPARLSAIFISISSLIYYRSFKAFHLSVKTFIKQGSYHPSPNSGYPEAAMAGALGMRISGPQYYGGKLSIKPYIGEERRKTKPELIREALHIMLLSSILTLISGVLLRGI; from the coding sequence ATCCCCCATCCGGTAAAGGCCATGGGGAAGGTCATATCCTTTTTGGACAAAAGGATGAACGTACAAGGAAAGAAGACGCATCTTTACATAAAGGGCGGACTTATGGCCATTTTTGTCATCCTACTTTTTGGGACGTCTACAGCTACTGTTCTTTACTTGGCCCAAAGGTTGGATAAATATGTTGGAACCGTCTTGGATATAATCATTTCTTATTTTGTTTTATCCACAAGGGACCTTTACGACCATGGAATTGAAATATACAGAAGACTCAAAGCCAACGATCTAGTTGGTGCAAAAAAGGCCCTCTCTATGATAGTTGGAAGGGATGTGGAACATATGGACGAGAAAGATATCGTAAAGTCGGCAGTTGAAAGTATCGCTGAGAATACGAATGATGGAGTAGTTGCGCCGCTTTTTTATTTGATTTTGGGTGGTCCAGTCCTTGCAATGGTCTACAAGGCTATAAATACGCTCGACTCAATGGTTGGATATAAAGACGAAAGATACGAGCATTTCGGTTTTTTTTCAGCAAAACTGGATGATATCTTCGGGTATATCCCTGCAAGGCTTTCGGCGATATTTATTTCCATCTCTTCGCTTATCTACTATAGGTCCTTTAAAGCTTTTCATTTGTCAGTCAAAACTTTTATTAAACAGGGCTCTTACCATCCTTCCCCCAATAGCGGTTATCCTGAAGCGGCAATGGCTGGAGCTTTGGGAATGAGGATCTCTGGTCCCCAGTATTACGGAGGTAAGCTTTCAATTAAACCTTACATTGGAGAAGAAAGGCGTAAGACAAAGCCCGAATTGATAAGAGAGGCTTTGCATATAATGCTTCTCTCCTCAATCTTAACATTAATAAGTGGGGTTCTTCTCCGTGGAATTTGA
- a CDS encoding cytochrome c3 family protein: MGILLFILSILLFTADLLHAKNTTKNPSGICVECHELVTPGIVNDWKSSKHYKVGSVGCIDCHSGNERPDTFSHNGFRIHMIPTPKDCRKCHTQEVDEYENNIMSYAYKNLMFNNLFSAFKKSVNHYEGRPLTEEDSCLSCHGTKLEVKGQKERETLFGIMEFVQIEGWPNTGVGRLNPDGSKGSCAACHARHSFSLGVARKPEACSRCHKGPDVPAYKIYTVSKHGILYSSKKSDWNFDSKEWVAGKDYTVPTCATCHMSEVKKMGEIVAKRTHMVSDRLSHRLFGIPYATAYPKSPETYKVRNRAGLPLLCELTGEPVTGYLISREEQIKRRNRMKSICSVCHATPFIERHFSRLDEAIYTTNEITKKSTDLLLSSWKKKKAKTKDGIFNEFLERLWVENWLFYGNSVRLASAMGGADYGVFEGGRWGLTKNLEAIREWKRILFSLTVRKKTDK, translated from the coding sequence ATGGGGATTCTTCTTTTTATTCTTTCAATTCTTCTCTTTACGGCTGATCTCTTACACGCGAAAAACACAACGAAGAATCCAAGCGGAATATGCGTAGAATGCCATGAACTTGTAACTCCAGGAATAGTTAATGACTGGAAGTCCTCCAAACATTACAAAGTAGGCTCTGTGGGATGTATCGACTGCCATTCTGGAAACGAAAGGCCAGATACATTCTCCCACAACGGTTTTAGGATCCACATGATCCCAACCCCGAAAGACTGTAGAAAATGCCACACTCAAGAAGTCGACGAATACGAAAATAACATCATGTCTTACGCATACAAGAATCTTATGTTCAACAATCTTTTCTCTGCCTTTAAAAAGAGTGTGAATCATTACGAAGGACGACCCCTCACAGAGGAAGATTCGTGCCTTTCCTGTCATGGAACCAAACTTGAGGTAAAAGGGCAGAAAGAAAGAGAAACCCTTTTTGGCATTATGGAATTTGTCCAAATAGAGGGTTGGCCTAATACCGGTGTGGGCCGGTTAAATCCTGACGGCTCAAAGGGATCATGCGCTGCCTGCCATGCAAGACATAGTTTTTCTTTGGGGGTGGCGAGAAAACCTGAAGCCTGCTCCAGGTGCCACAAAGGTCCGGACGTACCCGCTTACAAAATATACACCGTGAGTAAACACGGGATTTTATATTCTTCCAAAAAAAGCGATTGGAATTTTGATTCAAAAGAGTGGGTAGCCGGGAAAGACTATACTGTGCCAACCTGTGCCACTTGCCATATGAGTGAGGTAAAAAAGATGGGTGAGATTGTGGCAAAAAGGACCCACATGGTATCCGACAGATTAAGCCATCGTCTTTTTGGGATTCCTTACGCAACGGCTTACCCCAAATCTCCAGAAACTTACAAGGTAAGAAACAGGGCAGGCCTTCCGCTCCTTTGTGAACTTACAGGTGAGCCGGTTACAGGTTATCTTATAAGCAGAGAAGAACAGATTAAAAGAAGAAACAGAATGAAATCCATATGCTCGGTATGCCACGCAACCCCTTTTATTGAGAGGCACTTTTCGAGGTTGGACGAGGCTATTTACACAACTAATGAGATCACGAAAAAGTCTACAGATCTTCTCCTATCTTCTTGGAAAAAGAAAAAGGCAAAAACAAAAGACGGTATTTTTAACGAATTTCTAGAGAGACTCTGGGTTGAGAACTGGCTCTTTTACGGAAATTCTGTAAGACTTGCGTCGGCTATGGGCGGAGCCGACTACGGAGTATTCGAAGGAGGAAGATGGGGGCTCACAAAGAATCTCGAGGCGATAAGAGAGTGGAAAAGAATACTATTTTCCTTGACCGTCCGGAAAAAAACTGATAAGTAA
- the cobD gene encoding threonine-phosphate decarboxylase CobD, with product MGFFSVEFDHGGYIKGYENVIDFSSNVNPLPIPKRVERLLKKSIERMRYYPDPFCEELKEAVCRELNLPADMVLFGNGSTEIIYLITRVFKPKKVLIFEPTFSEYKKASLLEGASVSKLYLNSRFELETTSHEEVDMLFLCHPNNPTGNFVIERNEMIFDFKAGYYVVDEAFIDFVDEKEKYSFLSFLNGRERLIILRTFTKFFPLAGLRIGYVLSKSDTIERLKRFQPPWTVNAFAMIALKAFLLEREFQEKTLKVLKSERLYLARKLKELGFEVYPSLTNFLLIRLKDGQSSTLVKEELLKKGILVRDCSNFEGLGDRFIRVCVKTRSENRKLIQALSSL from the coding sequence GTGGGGTTCTTCTCCGTGGAATTTGATCATGGAGGATATATAAAAGGCTACGAAAACGTTATAGATTTTTCATCCAATGTAAATCCCCTTCCAATCCCTAAGAGGGTTGAAAGGCTTCTCAAAAAGAGCATAGAGCGTATGCGATACTATCCCGATCCTTTCTGTGAGGAGCTCAAAGAAGCGGTCTGTCGTGAGCTAAATTTACCGGCTGATATGGTTTTATTCGGAAACGGTTCTACAGAGATCATATACCTCATCACACGGGTTTTTAAACCCAAAAAAGTTCTTATCTTCGAGCCTACTTTTTCGGAGTACAAAAAGGCGAGTCTCTTAGAAGGGGCTTCGGTTAGCAAGCTCTACCTCAACTCGAGATTCGAGTTAGAAACGACCTCCCATGAAGAAGTAGACATGCTTTTCCTTTGCCATCCGAATAACCCAACCGGAAACTTTGTGATAGAGAGAAACGAGATGATTTTCGATTTTAAGGCCGGATATTACGTTGTGGATGAGGCTTTCATCGATTTTGTGGATGAAAAAGAGAAATATTCGTTCCTATCCTTTCTTAATGGTAGAGAAAGACTCATAATCCTTCGCACCTTCACAAAATTTTTCCCACTGGCAGGCCTAAGAATCGGATACGTCCTTTCGAAGAGTGATACAATCGAAAGACTTAAAAGATTCCAACCTCCTTGGACGGTCAATGCGTTCGCAATGATTGCACTTAAGGCCTTCCTTTTAGAGAGAGAGTTCCAAGAAAAAACGCTTAAGGTATTAAAAAGTGAAAGGCTTTACCTTGCAAGAAAGCTAAAAGAACTTGGGTTTGAGGTTTACCCTTCTTTGACCAATTTTCTTCTTATTAGGCTAAAAGATGGGCAGTCGTCGACTTTGGTTAAGGAAGAACTCCTAAAAAAGGGTATTCTAGTTAGGGATTGTTCGAATTTCGAAGGTCTGGGAGATCGATTTATAAGGGTTTGCGTAAAGACTAGAAGCGAGAATCGAAAACTCATCCAAGCTTTGTCTTCGCTATGA